Proteins co-encoded in one Luteolibacter sp. Y139 genomic window:
- a CDS encoding LysR family transcriptional regulator: MEWRQVQLFLAAAEEGSITAAARKMNLTQPALSRQIKALEEELDAELFTRGAHSVALTAAGRVLVEEGKKLIERAERVVKAVRAESAGEPLRIGYAPSLAGPLLGLALERFSQVHPRVRVQLYDCSSAEMRDGLAQGKFDVVVTVPWEGDANSVQWTAIRRHPMRLAVPNSHAFAGREKVKLSELNGQRLLLFSRNDYPEYWQAVTRLFRDHGIDAKVAGEFDGVTSLGSAVEAGLGVALVAAGSRIERVALLALDPDPEAVCVSAGLAAGKEATPVTAVFVAELKAVAAEEEKSASKKR; encoded by the coding sequence ATGGAATGGCGGCAAGTGCAGTTGTTTCTCGCGGCGGCAGAGGAGGGGAGCATCACCGCGGCGGCGCGGAAGATGAACCTGACCCAGCCGGCGCTGAGCCGTCAGATCAAGGCGTTGGAAGAGGAGTTGGACGCTGAGCTTTTCACCCGCGGCGCGCATTCGGTGGCGCTGACCGCGGCGGGACGGGTGCTGGTGGAGGAGGGGAAGAAGCTGATCGAGCGGGCCGAGCGAGTGGTGAAAGCGGTGCGGGCGGAGTCGGCGGGCGAGCCGCTGCGGATCGGCTACGCTCCGTCGTTGGCGGGGCCGCTGTTGGGCTTGGCGCTGGAGCGCTTTTCGCAGGTCCATCCGCGGGTGCGGGTGCAGCTTTACGACTGCTCCAGTGCGGAGATGCGGGATGGCCTGGCGCAGGGGAAATTCGACGTGGTGGTGACGGTGCCGTGGGAAGGCGACGCGAACTCGGTCCAGTGGACCGCGATCCGCCGCCATCCGATGCGACTGGCGGTGCCCAACTCGCATGCCTTCGCCGGGCGCGAAAAAGTAAAACTCTCCGAGCTCAACGGGCAGCGCTTGCTGCTGTTTTCCCGCAATGACTACCCAGAGTATTGGCAGGCGGTGACGCGGCTGTTCCGTGACCACGGTATCGACGCGAAGGTGGCCGGCGAATTCGACGGCGTGACCAGCCTCGGGTCGGCGGTCGAGGCGGGCCTGGGAGTCGCCTTGGTGGCGGCCGGAAGCAGGATCGAGCGGGTGGCCCTGCTGGCGCTGGATCCTGATCCGGAGGCGGTGTGTGTCTCCGCCGGGCTTGCCGCGGGCAAGGAGGCCACGCCGGTGACGGCGGTCTTCGTGGCCGAGCTGAAGGCGGTGGCAGCGGAAGAGGAAAAATCGGCGTCGAAGAAGAGGTGA
- a CDS encoding rhodanese-like domain-containing protein produces MSDLLPDPETGIEVTPVQVAELLPAIQRGEIALIDCREDDEWRFNRIEGARFVPLSRFAEASPPEVPAIVYCHHGMRSLRATNYWRQRGVEAWSMSGGIDQWSAQIDPAVPVY; encoded by the coding sequence ATGAGCGATTTACTTCCGGACCCGGAGACGGGCATCGAAGTCACGCCCGTGCAGGTTGCGGAGCTGCTGCCTGCCATCCAACGCGGCGAGATCGCCCTGATCGATTGCCGCGAGGACGATGAGTGGCGGTTCAATCGCATCGAGGGCGCACGATTTGTTCCGCTCTCCCGCTTCGCCGAAGCATCGCCACCCGAAGTGCCAGCGATCGTCTACTGCCACCACGGCATGCGATCGCTGCGCGCGACAAACTATTGGCGCCAACGCGGCGTCGAAGCCTGGTCGATGAGCGGCGGCATCGATCAATGGTCGGCGCAGATCGATCCAGCGGTGCCGGTCTACTAG
- a CDS encoding beta strand repeat-containing protein, with the protein MKKPSYQTRASALPIIAVSVVTVTMASAGTQYWKTSAASSWSGAFWGSAPGGPYTDAWVAGSDVTFEDNGGTALTITGATTNFASITANENVTVTASGTLATGGTVASVTVAADKTLDFAGQALSTAAGTGFIKNGPGTWALANGNQYGGGFTLNAGTVAVGGVNAMGGAAGNTLTINGGTIRSNSTAARDLTNKYPGGITLNSDVTLGDATSNGTLTFTNNTNLGSATRTLTVNSPVTYNGIITSGVAAGLTKTGPSMLTLGGANTYGGVTTISGGVLSISATTALPSSGFSTNGAYSVASGAGLAVGNAVTDANITTMLGTTNFASGALIGFDTTAAARAYSANLGNTAQGPLGLVKVGSNTLTLSGTNTYSGGTVVSQGNDSVGITVANAAALGSGAVLVNGAQQFSASLSVNTGLTMTNALTLKRSNAGSGRALLSLAANSNWSGNITIDNTSGSGLAAIMTGATTTATAAIVSGNIGVSTLGVGNANNPTLALRTSNNFGKVTGSLSLSTGYLELLDTSRWELSNASNTWGTLDVNNAGAIVTVGATNTLSPSGIVTSTVGGTLQLNNQAATTTYDQTIAGLSGNVKVGFANGVTGPATLTLNTSADQTGSGVISGNINLVKSGTARQTLTGANTYTGNTTISGGALSFGTTGVLPATGDVTVSSGTLDLRKGTAVRSQLVNNLSLSGATLEFGLNASPDMIDAVGVTATGTNTLKLFGSTPVGSYELIRSGGPLSGTFVLNTSGVTPSGFPVSYNGSIQGNSYVLNVTGAATPTTAWWRGDVSSVWNDGSLAPNSNWATDSSGAPDAGQIPGAITDVHFSATSAANTNTTLGGNLSINSLTFDSGTAAVGGAQTLTILNEFGTGLDVLSGANATLATGSLVCTSVSAVESGGTLTVNSGGLGTGPLLVDGTLNLNMDLAKESLSGAATGSISRGVAGAGLLTISGTTSSSYDGTLGNGAGTLALVKGGSSTLTLGGSSSYSGGTTISGGVVKANSSTAVGSGTVAINGGVRLSLGDGVTLANAITIGANTSPQGAGILEASSTVSGTATLEGPVNITASPAGGGHFINASSGGTFDVKSVITSSVPVIHRSGAINYWGGGTGYTAMTVTGTARLGANNGLATTATVTLGASGSATLDLAGRNQTLAGIIKSTSAATVGNSSTTADSVLTTTGTSTYDGVIANAVSSGTRKTSLAISSGTLTLGGLNTYTGDTTIAGGAGLVLSDNAQLRFAVGVTTNGISGGGQASINGDFNIDTSFADTAFSSGSWTLENVTSLYGATFQVLSGTTAWTATGDVWTKTVGSKTYSFDEATGVLTLTSSGGGFSAWASSKGLAGADAAFGADPDHDGLSNGLEFVLGGEPNPANPGSNSAALLPVVSSSGGNLVFSFKRKDLSESGITLTFQWSTDLTFPAANNVPVGATDSTTDTIVVDITEDSPDADTDTVVITIPAAKATSGKLFGRLSATEP; encoded by the coding sequence ATGAAAAAACCCTCTTATCAGACGCGAGCTTCCGCTCTGCCGATCATCGCCGTCTCGGTCGTAACCGTCACGATGGCCTCCGCTGGCACGCAGTATTGGAAGACCAGCGCCGCCAGTTCCTGGTCCGGCGCTTTCTGGGGCAGCGCTCCGGGCGGCCCTTACACCGACGCGTGGGTCGCCGGATCCGACGTCACCTTCGAAGACAATGGCGGCACCGCACTCACCATCACGGGTGCCACCACCAACTTCGCTTCCATCACGGCCAATGAAAACGTGACGGTCACCGCGAGCGGCACGCTCGCCACCGGCGGCACGGTCGCAAGCGTGACGGTCGCAGCTGACAAGACCCTCGACTTCGCCGGACAAGCGCTCTCCACCGCCGCAGGCACCGGCTTTATCAAGAACGGTCCGGGCACCTGGGCGCTGGCCAATGGGAACCAGTACGGAGGCGGCTTCACGCTCAATGCAGGCACCGTCGCAGTTGGCGGCGTGAATGCCATGGGTGGTGCTGCGGGAAATACCCTGACCATCAACGGCGGCACCATCCGCTCCAACAGTACCGCCGCCCGCGACCTCACGAACAAGTATCCCGGCGGCATCACCCTGAACAGCGATGTCACCCTCGGCGATGCCACCAGCAACGGCACGCTGACCTTCACTAACAATACGAATTTGGGGTCCGCCACGCGCACGCTCACGGTGAACAGTCCGGTGACGTATAACGGAATTATCACCAGTGGTGTCGCGGCAGGTTTGACCAAGACGGGCCCGAGTATGCTCACGCTCGGCGGAGCCAACACGTATGGCGGTGTCACCACGATTTCCGGTGGCGTGCTCTCGATCTCCGCAACCACCGCGCTGCCTTCGTCCGGATTCAGCACGAATGGCGCTTACTCCGTCGCCAGCGGAGCCGGTCTTGCGGTGGGGAATGCGGTGACCGATGCGAACATCACCACCATGCTCGGAACCACCAACTTCGCCTCGGGCGCATTGATTGGTTTCGACACCACCGCCGCGGCGAGAGCCTATTCGGCCAATCTTGGCAATACCGCCCAAGGTCCTCTCGGACTCGTCAAGGTGGGTAGCAACACGCTGACCCTTTCCGGCACCAATACCTACTCCGGCGGCACGGTCGTCAGCCAGGGGAATGACTCCGTGGGCATCACGGTCGCGAACGCTGCTGCTCTTGGCTCCGGCGCGGTGCTGGTCAACGGCGCCCAGCAGTTCTCTGCCAGCCTCTCGGTCAATACCGGCCTGACCATGACCAATGCCCTGACTCTGAAGCGGAGCAACGCGGGAAGCGGCCGGGCGCTGCTCTCCCTGGCTGCCAACAGCAACTGGAGCGGCAACATCACAATCGACAACACCAGCGGCAGCGGTCTCGCCGCCATCATGACGGGTGCGACGACGACCGCGACGGCGGCGATTGTTTCCGGAAACATTGGGGTCAGCACCCTTGGCGTCGGCAATGCGAACAACCCGACCCTTGCCCTGCGGACCAGCAACAATTTCGGCAAGGTCACCGGCTCGCTTTCCCTTTCCACTGGTTATCTGGAGCTTCTGGACACCAGCAGGTGGGAGCTCAGCAATGCGTCCAACACTTGGGGCACGCTCGACGTCAACAACGCCGGCGCGATCGTCACCGTCGGCGCGACCAATACCCTCTCGCCCAGCGGGATCGTGACGTCCACCGTGGGCGGCACCCTGCAACTGAACAATCAGGCGGCTACCACCACCTATGACCAGACGATCGCCGGCTTGAGCGGTAACGTGAAGGTCGGCTTTGCCAACGGCGTCACCGGACCTGCCACGCTTACCTTGAACACTTCGGCGGACCAGACCGGTTCCGGGGTGATCTCCGGCAACATCAACCTGGTGAAATCGGGAACGGCAAGGCAGACGCTGACCGGCGCCAATACCTACACCGGTAACACGACCATCAGCGGAGGCGCGCTTTCCTTTGGCACCACCGGCGTGCTGCCTGCGACCGGTGACGTCACCGTCAGCTCCGGCACCCTTGATCTCCGCAAGGGCACGGCCGTGCGAAGCCAGTTGGTGAACAATCTATCCTTGTCGGGAGCCACGCTGGAGTTCGGCCTGAATGCCTCGCCGGACATGATCGATGCGGTAGGTGTCACCGCCACGGGCACCAACACGCTGAAGCTCTTCGGCAGCACGCCGGTGGGCAGCTACGAACTCATCCGGTCGGGTGGACCTCTGAGCGGCACCTTCGTGCTGAATACCAGCGGTGTCACGCCGTCCGGTTTTCCTGTTTCTTACAACGGAAGCATCCAGGGAAACAGCTACGTGCTGAATGTCACCGGAGCCGCCACCCCGACCACCGCATGGTGGCGAGGTGATGTGAGCTCGGTTTGGAACGATGGCTCGCTTGCGCCTAACAGCAACTGGGCGACCGATAGCTCCGGTGCCCCCGATGCGGGCCAGATCCCGGGAGCCATCACCGATGTGCACTTCTCCGCCACCTCGGCGGCCAACACGAACACGACCCTCGGTGGCAACCTCAGCATCAACAGTCTCACCTTCGATTCCGGCACTGCCGCGGTGGGTGGAGCGCAGACGCTGACGATCCTGAATGAATTCGGCACCGGGCTGGACGTCCTCTCTGGCGCCAATGCCACGCTGGCAACCGGCAGTCTGGTCTGCACCTCTGTCAGTGCGGTGGAGTCGGGTGGCACGCTTACCGTCAACAGTGGCGGCCTGGGTACAGGTCCATTGCTGGTGGATGGAACGCTGAATCTCAACATGGACCTTGCCAAGGAATCCCTTAGCGGTGCGGCCACCGGCTCCATCAGCCGCGGGGTTGCAGGTGCGGGGCTCCTGACCATTTCCGGAACCACGAGCAGCAGCTACGATGGAACCCTCGGCAACGGCGCGGGCACGCTGGCACTGGTCAAGGGTGGCTCCTCCACGCTCACGCTCGGCGGCTCTAGCAGCTACAGCGGTGGGACCACCATCAGTGGCGGTGTGGTGAAGGCGAATAGCTCCACCGCGGTGGGCAGCGGTACGGTCGCCATCAATGGCGGTGTCCGTCTCAGCCTCGGCGATGGCGTGACCCTGGCCAATGCCATCACCATCGGTGCCAACACCAGCCCGCAGGGAGCCGGTATTCTCGAAGCCTCGTCCACCGTCAGCGGCACCGCGACGCTTGAAGGCCCCGTGAACATCACCGCCAGCCCGGCGGGTGGCGGCCACTTCATCAACGCATCCTCCGGCGGGACCTTTGATGTGAAGAGTGTCATCACTTCCTCGGTGCCGGTCATTCACCGGAGTGGTGCCATCAACTACTGGGGTGGCGGCACTGGCTACACCGCCATGACCGTGACGGGCACCGCTCGCCTCGGCGCGAACAATGGCCTCGCCACCACCGCCACCGTCACCCTCGGTGCCAGCGGCAGTGCCACCCTTGATCTCGCGGGCAGGAACCAGACGTTGGCAGGCATCATCAAGAGCACGAGCGCGGCCACCGTGGGCAACAGTTCCACCACCGCGGACTCCGTGCTCACCACCACCGGCACCTCCACCTACGATGGCGTCATTGCGAATGCCGTGAGCAGCGGCACCCGCAAGACGAGTCTCGCGATCTCCAGCGGCACGCTGACCTTGGGTGGTCTCAATACCTACACCGGCGACACCACCATCGCCGGCGGAGCCGGACTGGTGCTCTCAGACAATGCCCAGCTCCGCTTTGCCGTCGGTGTCACCACCAATGGCATCTCCGGCGGAGGGCAGGCCTCGATCAATGGCGACTTCAACATCGACACTTCCTTTGCCGATACCGCCTTCAGCTCCGGTTCCTGGACCCTTGAGAATGTGACCTCTTTGTATGGCGCCACCTTCCAGGTCCTCAGTGGCACCACCGCGTGGACTGCCACCGGTGACGTGTGGACCAAGACGGTGGGCAGCAAGACCTACTCCTTCGACGAGGCGACCGGCGTGCTCACGCTGACCAGCAGCGGCGGTGGCTTCAGTGCCTGGGCCAGCTCGAAGGGCCTCGCTGGTGCCGATGCTGCCTTCGGCGCGGATCCCGATCATGACGGCCTCAGCAACGGCCTCGAGTTCGTGCTCGGCGGTGAACCGAATCCTGCCAACCCGGGCTCGAACTCCGCGGCGCTGTTACCGGTGGTGTCATCATCGGGCGGCAATCTGGTATTCTCGTTCAAGCGGAAGGATCTCTCTGAATCCGGTATCACGTTGACCTTCCAGTGGTCGACAGACCTGACCTTCCCCGCGGCCAATAACGTCCCGGTCGGGGCGACGGATTCCACCACCGACACCATCGTCGTGGATATCACCGAAGACAGCCCTGATGCCGATACCGATACGGTCGTCATTACCATCCCGGCTGCCAAGGCGACCAGCGGCAAGCTCTTCGGGCGTCTCAGTGCCACCGAGCCCTGA
- the gcvT gene encoding glycine cleavage system aminomethyltransferase GcvT, translating into MSTIQSTPLENLHVRLGARMVPFAGWNMPVQYTSIMDEHAAVRGAAGIFDISHMGQFLVSGPGALEWLNKMLANNVAKLGHGQGQYSFLLNEAGGVIDDLIVYRTGDSDFFLVVNASMIDEDFAWMAKHQPEDVELRNESALWAGMAVQGPESAAAFAKACPGQTLPPRNGIVRFPVEGGDAVVCRTGYTGEDGFEFFCPAEKGEAWFERFIESGAKACGLGARDTLRLEMCYPLNGSDLSPERTPIEAGLGFFVDLEKGDFIGRDTLANQKAEGLEQKLVALEYTDKGAPPRSHYPLEDAAGNVISELSSGVLSPSLGKGIAMAYVPSALSKLGTELFVDVRGRKFPAKVVKKPFYKPATAKA; encoded by the coding sequence GTGAGCACCATCCAGAGCACGCCCTTGGAAAACCTCCACGTCCGCCTTGGCGCCCGAATGGTGCCCTTCGCGGGGTGGAACATGCCCGTCCAATACACTTCCATCATGGACGAGCACGCCGCGGTGCGCGGTGCGGCGGGCATCTTCGATATTTCCCACATGGGCCAATTCCTCGTGAGTGGGCCCGGTGCGCTGGAGTGGCTGAACAAGATGCTGGCGAACAATGTCGCCAAGCTCGGCCATGGGCAGGGCCAGTATTCCTTTCTGCTCAACGAGGCCGGCGGCGTGATCGACGACCTGATCGTCTATCGCACCGGCGATAGCGACTTCTTCCTCGTAGTGAATGCCTCGATGATCGACGAGGACTTCGCATGGATGGCGAAGCACCAGCCGGAAGACGTGGAGCTGCGGAATGAAAGCGCGCTGTGGGCGGGCATGGCGGTGCAGGGACCCGAATCGGCTGCTGCATTCGCGAAGGCTTGTCCGGGCCAGACGCTGCCGCCGCGGAATGGCATCGTGCGGTTCCCGGTCGAGGGCGGCGATGCGGTGGTTTGCCGCACCGGCTATACGGGTGAGGATGGCTTCGAGTTCTTCTGCCCGGCAGAGAAGGGCGAGGCGTGGTTTGAGAGGTTCATCGAGAGCGGGGCGAAGGCCTGCGGGCTCGGTGCGCGCGATACGCTGCGGCTGGAAATGTGCTACCCGCTGAATGGCTCCGACCTCTCACCGGAGCGCACGCCGATCGAGGCTGGGCTCGGGTTTTTCGTGGATCTGGAAAAGGGCGACTTCATTGGCCGCGACACGCTGGCCAACCAAAAGGCGGAGGGTCTGGAGCAGAAGCTGGTGGCACTCGAATACACCGACAAGGGCGCGCCGCCACGCTCGCACTACCCGCTGGAAGACGCCGCCGGGAATGTGATCTCCGAGCTTTCCTCGGGCGTGCTTTCGCCATCGCTCGGGAAGGGCATCGCGATGGCCTACGTGCCCTCGGCGCTGTCGAAACTGGGCACCGAACTCTTTGTCGATGTCCGCGGCCGCAAGTTCCCGGCGAAGGTCGTGAAGAAACCGTTTTACAAGCCCGCCACCGCGAAAGCATAA
- a CDS encoding L,D-transpeptidase family protein encodes MRACIAISALVPLAFTSCFDGAGMRGESHYMAGYSQKREHDWKSSPLPDDVSYWDGDQLTGPAAIRINLTQQKAFFYKGGTLAGVSRISTGKEGRVTPPGNYKVQLKDKYHRSSSYGVFKEKGTDRVVDDDAEAQNEPVPPGCYYEGAPMFNFLQFAPSVGMHTGYLPGYAASHGCVRMPDKMAMKFFDNAVVGTPVTVER; translated from the coding sequence ATGAGAGCCTGCATCGCCATTTCAGCACTTGTTCCCCTCGCCTTCACTTCCTGCTTCGACGGCGCCGGCATGCGCGGCGAGTCGCACTACATGGCCGGCTACTCGCAAAAGCGGGAGCACGATTGGAAATCCAGCCCGCTCCCGGACGACGTCTCCTACTGGGACGGCGACCAGCTGACCGGCCCCGCCGCGATCCGGATCAATCTGACCCAGCAAAAGGCCTTCTTCTACAAGGGCGGCACCCTCGCCGGCGTGTCCCGCATCTCCACCGGCAAGGAAGGCCGCGTGACCCCGCCCGGCAACTACAAGGTCCAGCTCAAGGACAAGTATCACCGCTCCTCCAGCTACGGCGTCTTCAAGGAAAAGGGCACCGACCGCGTGGTGGACGATGACGCCGAGGCGCAAAACGAGCCGGTGCCACCGGGCTGCTACTACGAGGGCGCGCCGATGTTCAACTTCCTCCAGTTCGCGCCGTCCGTCGGCATGCATACCGGCTACCTGCCCGGCTATGCCGCTTCCCACGGCTGCGTCCGCATGCCTGACAAGATGGCGATGAAGTTCTTCGACAACGCCGTGGTCGGCACGCCGGTCACCGTCGAGCGATGA
- the gcvH gene encoding glycine cleavage system protein GcvH, translated as MNVPQNLRYNTSHEWVLLEGDVATIGISDHAQEELTDVVFVELPPVGKTVDVGDPTAVVESVKAASDIYAPISGEVVEVNNEVEANPALVNTDPYGKGWIFKLKVKNAAQVEALLDAAGYEALIG; from the coding sequence ATGAACGTTCCGCAAAACCTCCGTTACAATACGTCCCACGAGTGGGTCCTCCTTGAAGGTGACGTCGCCACGATCGGCATCTCCGACCACGCCCAGGAAGAACTCACCGACGTGGTGTTCGTCGAGCTCCCTCCGGTCGGCAAGACCGTCGATGTGGGCGACCCGACCGCCGTGGTGGAATCCGTGAAGGCCGCCAGCGACATCTACGCTCCGATTTCCGGTGAAGTGGTGGAAGTGAACAACGAGGTGGAGGCCAATCCCGCTCTGGTGAATACCGACCCCTACGGCAAGGGCTGGATCTTCAAGCTGAAGGTGAAGAACGCTGCCCAGGTGGAAGCGCTGCTGGATGCCGCTGGCTACGAGGCGCTGATCGGTTGA
- a CDS encoding M42 family metallopeptidase, with product MPPSSRSSRGGHMIVTIRIAPRIAAGSLDRVKAKAISLLQELTDAHSVPGHENEVRAIFINELEDCGELSADRSGCVFCELPGEGPRVLVAGHMDEVGFLVQNITPDGFLQFLPVGGWWEHSLLSQRVQIRTRSGEKIIGVVASKPPHFLPEAQRRQVMTIDQMFIDVGATSRSEVENDFGIALGDPIAPFSEFTAMKREDWFMAKAFDNRVGMAGTIQAGQQLAAAARPNKILLAGTVQEEVGLRGAKTAAVHSHPDVAIILEGPPADDTPGFSRAESQGRLGGGVQIRLFDPSAIMNPRLAEIAIRTAKEEGIPHQVTVRRSGGTDAGSFHLAGNGIPSVVLGVPSRYIHSHNSIIDVNDYLHLVALTTALVRRLDDSTVRGLTRFL from the coding sequence ATGCCCCCTTCTAGCAGGTCATCGCGCGGCGGTCACATGATTGTCACGATCCGCATTGCACCCCGCATCGCGGCCGGTAGCCTCGACCGCGTGAAAGCGAAGGCGATTTCCCTGCTGCAGGAATTGACGGATGCCCATTCAGTGCCCGGCCACGAGAATGAGGTGCGCGCCATCTTCATCAATGAGCTCGAAGACTGCGGCGAACTCTCCGCCGATCGCTCCGGCTGCGTCTTCTGCGAACTCCCCGGCGAAGGCCCGCGAGTGCTTGTCGCGGGTCACATGGATGAGGTCGGCTTCCTGGTGCAAAACATCACGCCGGATGGCTTCCTCCAATTCTTGCCGGTTGGTGGCTGGTGGGAGCACAGCCTGCTTTCGCAGCGCGTCCAGATCCGCACCCGCAGCGGTGAAAAGATCATTGGTGTGGTCGCCTCGAAGCCGCCGCATTTCCTGCCGGAAGCGCAGCGCCGCCAGGTGATGACCATCGACCAGATGTTCATCGATGTCGGTGCCACCTCGCGCTCGGAAGTGGAAAACGACTTCGGCATCGCCCTCGGCGATCCGATCGCACCCTTCTCGGAATTCACCGCGATGAAGCGCGAGGATTGGTTCATGGCAAAGGCCTTCGACAACCGCGTCGGCATGGCTGGCACCATCCAAGCGGGCCAACAACTCGCCGCGGCTGCCCGACCGAACAAGATCCTGCTCGCCGGCACCGTGCAGGAGGAAGTCGGCCTGCGTGGTGCCAAGACCGCCGCCGTCCACTCCCACCCGGATGTCGCCATCATCCTCGAAGGCCCGCCCGCCGATGACACCCCCGGCTTCAGCCGCGCCGAAAGCCAAGGCCGCCTCGGCGGCGGCGTGCAGATCCGCCTCTTCGACCCGAGCGCGATCATGAACCCACGCTTGGCCGAGATCGCCATCCGCACAGCAAAGGAAGAAGGCATTCCTCATCAAGTCACCGTCCGCCGCAGCGGCGGCACCGATGCCGGCTCCTTCCACCTCGCCGGCAACGGCATCCCCTCCGTCGTCCTCGGCGTTCCATCGCGTTACATTCACTCGCACAACTCGATCATCGACGTGAACGACTACCTGCATCTGGTGGCGCTCACGACCGCACTCGTGCGGCGACTCGATGACAGCACCGTGCGCGGGCTGACGAGGTTCCTTTAA
- a CDS encoding substrate-binding domain-containing protein, with translation MHPFRQRSVIEQVADHLWQGFRNGHWRGQLPGVRSLVQELGVSKDTVEAALRLLESEGSLKSAGPGRRKEIVMARDSTEDRTLRVGVVMSDTLKLINLHSQQMMLDVIRRIENAGHTCFTAERSLRELGYKVTRVTRMIESAKADAWVAYSATREVLECFVSRSIPVMAVGGGFAGLPVASTSTKIDDAIRDSVRTLSALGHRRIVAISPDSWRLPMPSQTGMAYLTALEECGHTPTSYNLPSWDQTPEGLEKLLESLFMITQPTALIFVNPAPYVAALEFLGRKGIRVPRDISVIGMTTGPMFSLLPRSPAHFKWPIDEHVRRVNRWVKSLAKGETDLAQTTFPATFEPGETIAEAKGQK, from the coding sequence GTGCACCCTTTTCGCCAACGATCGGTCATTGAGCAGGTCGCGGATCACTTGTGGCAGGGCTTTCGCAACGGTCATTGGCGCGGGCAGCTTCCCGGCGTGCGATCCCTGGTGCAGGAGCTGGGCGTCTCGAAGGACACCGTGGAGGCGGCGCTACGGCTGCTGGAAAGCGAAGGAAGTCTCAAGTCCGCCGGTCCGGGCCGCCGCAAGGAGATCGTAATGGCTCGCGATTCGACCGAAGACCGCACGCTGCGGGTGGGCGTGGTGATGTCGGATACCCTCAAGCTCATCAACCTGCATTCGCAGCAAATGATGCTCGATGTGATCCGGCGGATCGAGAATGCCGGCCACACCTGCTTCACCGCCGAGCGCAGCCTGCGGGAACTCGGCTACAAGGTCACGCGGGTCACCCGCATGATCGAGTCCGCGAAGGCGGATGCGTGGGTCGCCTACTCTGCCACGCGTGAAGTGCTGGAGTGCTTTGTCTCACGCTCCATTCCGGTGATGGCAGTCGGCGGTGGCTTCGCCGGACTCCCGGTCGCCAGTACTTCCACGAAGATCGATGATGCGATCCGTGATTCTGTTAGGACATTGAGCGCACTCGGGCACCGGCGGATCGTGGCGATTTCCCCCGACAGCTGGCGGTTGCCGATGCCAAGCCAAACCGGCATGGCCTACCTCACCGCCCTCGAAGAATGCGGCCACACGCCGACTAGCTACAACCTCCCGTCATGGGACCAGACTCCGGAAGGGCTGGAGAAGCTGCTGGAGTCGCTGTTCATGATCACGCAGCCAACGGCATTGATCTTCGTGAACCCCGCGCCCTACGTGGCGGCGCTGGAGTTCCTCGGACGGAAAGGCATCCGCGTGCCGCGCGATATTTCGGTGATCGGCATGACCACCGGCCCGATGTTCTCACTGCTCCCGCGCAGCCCTGCGCACTTCAAGTGGCCCATCGACGAACACGTCCGCCGCGTGAACCGGTGGGTGAAGAGCCTGGCCAAGGGAGAAACGGATCTCGCCCAGACGACATTCCCGGCGACATTTGAGCCGGGAGAAACGATCGCGGAAGCCAAGGGACAGAAGTGA
- a CDS encoding FmdB family zinc ribbon protein gives MPNYDYVCETCGHRFEVFQSMNDAKLQDCPQEGCAGKVKRLLGTGAGLLFKGAGFYQTDYRSNSYQAGAKSDSAASKPAESSAPAASPAAAPAPSKASE, from the coding sequence ATGCCGAACTACGACTATGTCTGCGAGACCTGCGGGCACCGCTTTGAAGTCTTCCAGAGCATGAATGACGCGAAGCTGCAGGACTGCCCGCAGGAAGGATGCGCCGGCAAGGTGAAGCGGCTGCTGGGCACCGGTGCCGGGTTGCTTTTCAAGGGTGCGGGCTTTTACCAGACCGACTACCGTTCGAATTCGTATCAGGCCGGTGCGAAGAGTGATTCCGCCGCGTCCAAGCCAGCGGAGAGCAGCGCCCCGGCTGCCTCGCCTGCGGCGGCACCGGCTCCTTCGAAGGCGTCCGAGTGA
- the dtd gene encoding D-aminoacyl-tRNA deacylase → MRAILQRVSSASVTIEGEVVSSIGTGLLVLLGVEDGDGEEDVAWLAPKIAKMRIFPDEGGLMNLSLTDCAGDAIVVSQFTLHASTKKGNRPSFIRAARPEISEPLYERFCESLGTELGKPVGKGRFAADMKVALVNDGPVTIVIDTRNRE, encoded by the coding sequence GTGCGCGCCATCCTCCAACGCGTTTCCTCCGCCTCCGTGACCATCGAAGGCGAAGTCGTTTCGTCGATCGGCACCGGGCTGTTAGTCCTGCTCGGGGTCGAGGATGGCGATGGCGAGGAAGACGTCGCGTGGCTCGCGCCGAAGATCGCGAAGATGCGGATCTTTCCCGACGAGGGCGGCTTGATGAACCTCTCCCTAACCGACTGCGCTGGCGATGCGATTGTGGTCAGCCAGTTCACGCTGCATGCCTCAACCAAGAAGGGCAACCGCCCCTCCTTCATCCGAGCCGCGCGACCGGAGATTTCCGAACCCCTCTACGAACGCTTCTGCGAATCACTCGGCACCGAGCTCGGAAAGCCGGTCGGCAAGGGCCGCTTCGCCGCCGACATGAAAGTCGCGCTCGTGAACGATGGCCCGGTGACCATCGTCATCGACACGCGGAACCGCGAGTAA